In a single window of the Drosophila albomicans strain 15112-1751.03 chromosome 3, ASM965048v2, whole genome shotgun sequence genome:
- the LOC117572667 gene encoding uncharacterized protein LOC117572667 has translation MFRLLLVVTILCFAQSHCAVTSQHPRLLQTLGDATIALQAAQQSLEDELKHRPSLSSSSSTLTSVSVVQDWSLVCKELCGAGLGVTPCANYCQKSGGGMVTILNTVFDWAKCGQLTGSQNASECKGAEPLISYGDRLCSSFCYQRRRTLNGCSPCQLLSVSDEEKDEKEKEKVSAVQNAASHGSGDGASLTMTATMQLAVKPQAEIAGRDASETPDWDEVCKTLCKTGDGGSLCNCDLSPFFT, from the exons ATGTTTCGACTGCTATTGGTTGTCACCATCCTGTGCTTTGCGCAGTCGCATTGCGCCGTGACGTCACAGCATCCACGTCTGTTGCAGACATTGGGGGATGCTACAATTGCGCTGCAAGCAGCACAGCAAAGCCTTGAAGATGAGCTCAAGCACAGaccgtcgttgtcgtcgtcgtcgtcaactCTGACGTCCGTCAGCGTAGTTCAGGATTGGAGTTTGGTGTGTAAAGAGCTCTGCGG AGCTGGCCTCGGCGTAACGCCATGTGCGAATTACTGCCAAAAGTCTGGCGGCGGAATGGTGACGATCCTGAACACTGTTTTCGATTGGGCTAAATGCGGGCAACTGACTGGATCGCAAAATG CTTCTGAGTGCAAGGGAGCTGAGCCTCTCATCTCCTACGGCGATCGACTTTGCTCGAGTTTCTGTTATCAGCGCCGTCGCACATTGAACGGTTGCAGTCCATGTCAGTTGTTGAGTGTTTCGGATGAGGAAAAGGatgagaaggagaaggagaaggtcAGTGCAGTGCAGAATGCGGCTTCACATGGTTCCGGAGATGGCGCAAGTTTGACGATGACAGCAACAATGCAGCTGGCAGTCAAACCCCAAGCTGAGATTGCGGGAAGAGACGCTTCAGAGACGCCGGACTGGGACGAAGTGTGCAAGACGCTGTGCAAGACTGGCGATGGCGGGTCTTTGTGCAACTGTGATCTATCGCCGTTTTTCACCTGA